A window from Setaria italica strain Yugu1 chromosome VIII, Setaria_italica_v2.0, whole genome shotgun sequence encodes these proteins:
- the LOC101779041 gene encoding CASP-like protein 1U1 has protein sequence MADGDDKMALSLLLRIAALCLSVAAAVVMGTASDQVVIVDGDRRSSSYAVSYSQYNALKCFVAAAAISAACSAAALYLCAVRASAAVGSLPLVPLLDAAAQAFLFSAAGAAFAARGAAGPRCSSSVCDAAGAFCGKVSVAAAAGVLAAVAIAVAALARDARRRRRSSSSSSGGSSC, from the exons ATGGCCGACGGGGATGACAAGATGGCCCTGAGTCTCCTCTTGCGCATCGCTGCGCTCTGCCTGtccgtggcggccgccgtcgtgATGGGCACCGCCAGTGATCAGGTGGTCATCGTCGACGGCGACCGGCGATCCTCGAGCTACGCCGTCTCTTACAGCCAGTACAACGCTCTCAA GTGCTtcgtggcggccgccgcgatCTCGGCCgcctgctcggcggcggcgctgtacCTGTGCGCCGTGCGCGCTTCCGCCGCGGTCGGCTCGCTGCCGCTGGTGCccctcctcgacgccgccgcgcaggCATTCCTCTtctcggcggccggcgcggccttcgcggcgcgcggcgcggctggCCCGAGGTGTAGTAGCAGCGTgtgcgacgccgccggcgcgttCTGCGGGAAGGTgagcgtcgcggcggccgccggcgtgctCGCGGCCGTGGCCATCGCTGTCGCGGCGCTGGCCAGggacgcgcgccgccgccgccgcagcagcagcagcagctcgggAGGGTCGTCGTGCTGA